DNA sequence from the Chiloscyllium plagiosum isolate BGI_BamShark_2017 unplaced genomic scaffold, ASM401019v2 scaf_16969, whole genome shotgun sequence genome:
NNNNNNNNNNNNNNNNNNNNNNNNNNNNNNNNNNNNNNNNNNNNNNNNNNNNNNNNNNNNNNNNNNNNNNNNNNNNNNNNNNNNNNNNNNNNNNNNNNNNNNNNNNNNNNNNNNNNNNNNNNNNNNNNNNNNNNNNNNNNNNNNNNNNNNNNNNNNNNNNNNNNNNNNNNNNNNNNNNNNNNNNNNNNNNNNNNNNNNNNNNNNNNNNNNNNNNNNNNNNNNNNNNNNNNNNNNNNNNNNNNNNNNNNNNNNNNNNNNNNNNNNNNNNNNNNNNNNNNNNNNNNNNNNNNNNNNNgtctctgcctctctctctgtctctgtctctctctctctgtctctccccctctctgacgTACCGCAGGTCTCTGGGAGAGGAGGGGGACCCATCGCCGTCCGGGTCACGGGGAACGCCGTGCCGGGAGTCGGCGGGGGTGGCAGAGGGCGGGCGCCTGGAGTGCCCGACGTGTGGGCGTGCCTTCAAGTCCCGCCTGTGGCTGGAGAAGCACCGGGCGTCCCACGGCCGGGCTTACCCGTGCGCCGACTGCGGCAAGAGCTTCGGGCAGCGGCACGGGCTGCGGGCCCACCGGCTGGTGCACACGGGCGAGCGGCCCCACCGCTGCCCACCGTGCGGCCTGGCCTTCGGGCGCCCCTCCGAGCTGGCGCGCCACCGGTGCCGGGCCCACGGCGCGGTCGGCGCCCCCTCCAGGTCCGGGTCACCGCCGCGGTGCCCGGAGTGCGGGCGCGGCTTCGCCTACCCCTCGGAGCTGGCCGCCCACCGGCGGGCGCACTCGGGCGAACGCCCCTTCGCCTGCGGCGAGTGCGGCAAGTCCTTTGCCAGCTCCTCGCACCTGCTGACCCACGGGCGGGTGCACACCGAGGAGCGGGCACACGGCTGCGCCCAGTGCGGCAAGAGGTTCAAGAGCGCGGGCGAGCTGCGGGTGCACGGGCGGGTGCACACCGGCGAGCGCCCCTTCGCCTGCCCGCTGTGCGGCAAGCGCTTCGGCCAGT
Encoded proteins:
- the LOC122545876 gene encoding zinc finger protein 239-like, which encodes SLGEEGDPSPSGSRGTPCRESAGVAEGGRLECPTCGRAFKSRLWLEKHRASHGRAYPCADCGKSFGQRHGLRAHRLVHTGERPHRCPPCGLAFGRPSELARHRCRAHGAVGAPSRSGSPPRCPECGRGFAYPSELAAHRRAHSGERPFACGECGKSFASSSHLLTHGRVHTEERAHGCAQCGKRFKSAGELRVHGRVHTGERPFACPLCGKRFGQSSKLQRHQRVHTGERPYVCPDCGRGFGESAHLLAHRLLHTGERPFVCPLCGKGFTVASSLLAHRRLHTGERPHACPDCGKRFAGADCLLAHRRVHTGERPFPCPLCGKRFTVSSNLRRHQRVHTGERPFPCQVCGRRFSQSSHLLKHQRIHP